The following proteins are co-located in the Salinigranum halophilum genome:
- the tenA gene encoding thiaminase II, with amino-acid sequence MSFTDELDPVATSLWDAIVDHPMVARLGEGTLDEAPFRYWVRQDYVYLVEYSRVFALGAVKAPDLTRLGTFADLLESTVNTEMDLHREYAATFGITEAALEATEPSPTTRAYTDFLVRTAAVGTFGDLVAALLPCMWGFNATAKRLDERGRPDHEGYAAWIDMYAGEEFTELTEWCLALMDDVAADASARERDRYRDLFVLSGRYEYRFWDAAWREETWEVAV; translated from the coding sequence ATGTCGTTCACGGACGAACTCGACCCGGTCGCCACGTCGCTGTGGGACGCCATCGTCGACCATCCGATGGTCGCTCGACTGGGAGAGGGAACGCTCGACGAGGCACCGTTTCGATACTGGGTCAGACAGGACTACGTCTACCTCGTCGAGTACAGTCGGGTGTTCGCGCTCGGCGCGGTGAAAGCGCCCGACCTCACCAGGCTGGGAACGTTCGCCGACCTCCTCGAATCGACGGTGAACACCGAGATGGACCTCCACCGAGAGTACGCCGCGACGTTCGGCATCACGGAGGCGGCGCTGGAGGCGACCGAACCGTCCCCGACCACGCGGGCGTACACCGACTTTCTGGTTCGGACCGCCGCCGTCGGAACGTTCGGTGACCTCGTCGCCGCACTCCTGCCCTGTATGTGGGGCTTCAACGCCACGGCGAAACGACTCGACGAGCGGGGGCGTCCCGACCACGAGGGGTACGCCGCGTGGATTGACATGTACGCCGGCGAGGAGTTCACCGAACTCACCGAGTGGTGTCTGGCCCTGATGGACGACGTCGCGGCCGACGCGAGCGCGCGTGAACGGGACCGCTACCGCGACCTGTTCGTGCTGTCCGGGAGATACGAGTACCGCTTCTGGGACGCCGCCTGGCGCGAGGAGACGTGGGAGGTGGCAGTGTGA
- the thiD gene encoding bifunctional hydroxymethylpyrimidine kinase/phosphomethylpyrimidine kinase: MSRRAVPDRRPVALTIAGSDSGGGAGIQADLKTMEAHGVFGTSAVTSVTAQHTRGVESTHVLPVEEVDAQVAAVREDFDVRAVKTGMLATTPIVERVTAHLGDWDVPTVVDPVMVATSGDRLLASEAEAAYAALLREATLVTPNADEAGVLTGIDVDDEAAMQQAGEALVETGVDAALVKGGHVDTDRVVDLLVTADGTRRFEGDRVDTVATHGSGCTLSSAVAAGLAQGASLEEAVEAGVTFVRRAVRYPLDVGEGPGAVHHLVDLRDRAARHATSEAVEGVVDRLVAAPTARAIVPEVGLNVAGATPYAEAPAAVAAVEGRITRTVSGIRPNRGVRFGASSHVARFLLSAREFVPAYRFAANCRYDDRVERALEGLDWTVASFDRGREPTADEEASTMGWGAKRAFEGASETPPVAVVDDGDVGKEPMTRVLAADAETLGDRLLALAAAVADA, from the coding sequence GTGAGCCGACGTGCCGTCCCCGACCGCCGGCCCGTCGCGCTCACCATCGCCGGCAGCGATTCGGGCGGCGGCGCGGGCATCCAGGCCGACCTGAAGACGATGGAGGCCCACGGCGTCTTCGGGACGAGCGCCGTCACGAGCGTGACCGCCCAGCACACTCGCGGCGTCGAGTCGACACACGTCCTGCCGGTCGAGGAGGTCGACGCCCAGGTCGCGGCCGTCCGCGAGGACTTCGACGTCCGGGCGGTGAAGACGGGGATGCTCGCGACGACGCCTATCGTCGAGCGGGTGACCGCACACCTCGGCGACTGGGACGTCCCGACCGTCGTCGACCCCGTGATGGTCGCGACCAGTGGCGACCGGTTGCTCGCGTCGGAGGCAGAAGCCGCCTACGCGGCGTTGCTCCGAGAGGCGACCCTCGTGACACCCAACGCCGACGAGGCGGGCGTCCTCACTGGAATCGACGTCGACGACGAGGCGGCGATGCAGCAGGCAGGGGAGGCCCTCGTCGAGACCGGCGTGGACGCCGCGCTCGTGAAAGGGGGGCACGTCGACACCGACCGCGTCGTGGACCTGCTCGTCACGGCCGACGGAACGCGTCGGTTCGAGGGCGACCGCGTCGACACGGTCGCGACCCACGGTTCCGGCTGTACGCTGTCGAGCGCTGTCGCGGCCGGCCTCGCTCAGGGTGCCTCGCTCGAGGAGGCCGTCGAGGCCGGCGTCACGTTCGTGCGCCGCGCGGTGCGCTACCCGCTCGACGTCGGCGAGGGTCCCGGCGCGGTCCACCACCTCGTCGACCTCCGCGACCGGGCCGCACGACACGCGACGAGCGAGGCCGTCGAGGGCGTCGTCGACCGACTGGTTGCGGCCCCCACCGCACGAGCCATCGTCCCCGAGGTCGGGTTGAACGTCGCCGGCGCGACGCCGTACGCCGAGGCACCCGCGGCCGTCGCGGCTGTCGAGGGCCGAATCACCAGAACGGTCTCGGGCATCCGCCCGAACCGGGGGGTGCGGTTCGGCGCGTCGAGTCACGTCGCTCGCTTCCTCCTGTCGGCGCGGGAGTTCGTCCCGGCCTATCGGTTCGCCGCGAACTGTCGGTACGACGACCGTGTCGAGCGGGCGCTCGAGGGGCTGGACTGGACGGTCGCCTCGTTCGACCGTGGCCGGGAGCCGACCGCCGACGAGGAGGCGTCGACGATGGGCTGGGGGGCGAAACGGGCGTTCGAGGGCGCGAGTGAGACCCCACCCGTCGCGGTGGTCGACGACGGCGACGTCGGGAAGGAGCCGATGACACGGGTGCTCGCAGCCGACGCCGAGACGCTCGGGGACCGACTCCTCGCGCTCGCGGCGGCGGTGGCCGACGCGTGA
- a CDS encoding PAS domain-containing protein, with protein MSLKHVPPGDDRSARQAVYEAFADRNRPVEEAIAQALDAGIDRLDVSLGFLTEITDDRQTITAVQTAEPADSVAVGDSCPLDQAYCRQTIRQDSPLCVQDAVTSSDVSEAAYETFGLDTYIGAKVVTGDDVHGTVCFADTEPRAEPFPEADQLFVELLARLVGGALERREYEETLTAQNERLRTETERAQRIADTTFDLLFRITPDTQLTYVSSGLHAILGYDPADAIGTPFTEYIAPQSVPAAVDAFERLLDAEPVRNLELTAETATDESAVIEVNATPVVEDGTVEAVQGVARDVTARRAREAELRLKTRAIDDATVGVTIADATREDNPLIYLNHAFEELTGYAADEVLGRNCRFLQGPATDDERVETLRAGIDAGEPVSVDLVNYRANGAPFWNNVRVVPVEDEAGDTSHFVGFQEDATDRVRTQRLIELLNRVLRHNLRNDLNVLSGYGELLSDPDADADTTANAGRVVRETVAKLTSVSEQVRELEAIARQEREPTRLDVADLLYGVVADVEANHPDATVDVHVDVATDRGICAGVELERAVEELVDNALTHDANPSPRVRVSARDVDDAIVLTVADDGPGIPPVEASAVEAGRETTIEHGDGLGLWLVNWIVTRYGGSFQLRPAVDADEASGTVATVRLPSIEAEQSVDDAVRPHTTLFQ; from the coding sequence ATGTCACTCAAACACGTTCCCCCCGGCGACGACCGGTCCGCCCGGCAGGCAGTCTACGAAGCCTTCGCGGATCGGAACAGACCCGTCGAGGAGGCCATCGCACAGGCGCTCGATGCCGGCATCGACCGGCTCGACGTCTCGCTCGGGTTTCTGACCGAAATCACCGACGACCGACAGACGATCACCGCCGTCCAGACCGCCGAACCGGCCGACTCGGTCGCGGTCGGTGACTCGTGTCCGCTCGACCAGGCGTACTGTCGACAGACGATCCGACAGGACAGCCCGCTCTGCGTTCAAGACGCCGTGACCTCGTCGGACGTCTCCGAGGCCGCCTACGAGACGTTCGGCCTGGACACGTACATCGGCGCGAAGGTCGTCACTGGCGACGACGTACACGGCACGGTCTGCTTCGCCGACACCGAACCCCGGGCGGAACCGTTCCCCGAGGCCGACCAGTTGTTCGTCGAACTCCTCGCCCGGCTCGTCGGGGGGGCGCTCGAGCGCCGTGAGTACGAGGAGACCCTCACGGCGCAAAACGAGCGACTCCGGACGGAGACCGAGCGCGCACAGCGCATCGCCGACACCACGTTCGACTTGCTGTTCCGGATCACCCCAGACACGCAGTTGACGTACGTCTCTTCTGGACTGCACGCCATCCTCGGGTACGACCCCGCCGACGCCATCGGGACGCCGTTCACCGAGTACATCGCCCCCCAGTCGGTGCCCGCGGCCGTCGACGCGTTCGAGCGCCTGCTCGACGCCGAACCGGTCAGGAACCTCGAGCTGACGGCCGAGACAGCCACGGACGAGTCAGCCGTGATCGAGGTCAACGCGACGCCCGTCGTCGAGGACGGTACGGTCGAGGCGGTCCAGGGCGTCGCCCGCGACGTCACGGCCCGGCGCGCTCGTGAGGCCGAACTCCGGCTCAAGACGCGGGCGATCGACGACGCCACCGTCGGCGTCACCATCGCCGACGCGACGCGGGAGGACAATCCGCTCATCTACCTGAACCACGCGTTCGAGGAGTTGACGGGGTACGCGGCCGACGAAGTGCTCGGCCGGAACTGTCGATTTCTGCAGGGGCCGGCGACCGACGACGAGCGCGTCGAGACGCTTCGGGCGGGAATCGACGCCGGCGAGCCGGTCTCGGTCGACCTCGTTAACTACCGGGCGAACGGCGCACCGTTCTGGAACAACGTCCGCGTCGTCCCCGTCGAAGACGAGGCCGGCGACACCTCACACTTCGTCGGCTTCCAGGAGGACGCGACGGACCGTGTCCGGACCCAGCGGCTCATCGAACTGCTCAACCGGGTCCTCCGGCACAACCTCCGGAACGACCTGAACGTCCTCTCGGGGTACGGCGAACTCCTGAGCGACCCTGACGCCGACGCCGACACCACGGCCAACGCTGGCCGCGTGGTTCGAGAGACCGTCGCGAAGCTGACCTCGGTGAGCGAACAGGTCCGCGAACTCGAAGCCATCGCCCGCCAAGAGCGCGAGCCGACCCGGCTCGACGTCGCCGACCTCCTGTACGGCGTCGTCGCGGACGTCGAGGCGAACCACCCTGACGCGACGGTCGACGTCCACGTCGACGTCGCCACCGACCGAGGAATCTGTGCGGGCGTCGAACTGGAGCGGGCGGTCGAGGAACTCGTCGACAACGCACTGACGCACGACGCTAACCCGTCGCCGAGGGTTCGAGTGTCGGCGCGCGACGTCGACGACGCCATCGTGCTCACCGTCGCCGACGACGGCCCGGGTATCCCCCCGGTCGAGGCGTCGGCGGTCGAAGCCGGCCGCGAGACGACGATCGAACACGGCGACGGTCTCGGTCTGTGGCTGGTGAACTGGATCGTCACCCGCTACGGCGGGAGCTTCCAGCTCCGACCCGCGGTCGACGCGGACGAGGCGTCCGGCACCGTCGCGACGGTTCGCCTCCCGTCTATCGAGGCGGAGCAGTCTGTCGACGACGCAGTCCGGCCGCACACGACGCTGTTCCAGTGA
- a CDS encoding MFS transporter: protein MTTRLRSAVARLLADSRLSVLVAVAVGWLFVVGGRFLLPAVLPQVKTTFSVGNAGAGLAVSVVWATYALMQAPGGVLIDRVGERLLLAGSLALTGAAVLVVAFAPTYPVFLVGCGVFGLTTGLYGPARGTTISRSFPRNDGAAIGATLAAGSLGSAILPFLAGSLVGRVGWRLLLGVLVVPFVVVAAFAWRAVPVRSVGSDSSTGSLLANVFAAVRTPAVARAVAAVTLLLFAFQGLTAFLPTYLVEVKGFDQSTATGLFALLFLAGAGSQLLAGTLADRIGERWVLTATAAVAVVSAAAIPFVDGVLVAAVVVSAVGTRLAMAPVSNAYVIDVLPPGVQGSAWGVLRTGFFLVSAGGSTFVGAFADRGLFDEAFFVLAALAGVAAVLYVGLPTRATAKRQGQASITRE, encoded by the coding sequence ATGACGACCAGGCTCCGGTCGGCAGTGGCGCGCCTCCTCGCCGACAGTCGGCTCTCGGTCCTCGTCGCCGTCGCCGTCGGCTGGCTCTTCGTCGTCGGCGGCCGCTTCCTCCTGCCCGCCGTCCTCCCGCAGGTCAAGACGACGTTCTCGGTCGGGAACGCGGGCGCGGGGCTGGCCGTCTCCGTCGTCTGGGCCACCTACGCGCTCATGCAGGCCCCCGGCGGCGTCCTCATCGACCGGGTCGGCGAGCGCCTGCTGCTCGCGGGGAGCCTCGCGCTTACCGGCGCGGCCGTGCTCGTCGTCGCCTTCGCGCCGACCTACCCGGTGTTCCTCGTCGGCTGCGGCGTGTTCGGGCTCACGACGGGGCTGTACGGCCCGGCGCGTGGAACGACCATCTCGCGGTCGTTCCCGCGAAACGACGGCGCGGCCATCGGAGCCACCCTCGCCGCGGGGAGTCTCGGCTCCGCCATCCTCCCGTTCCTCGCCGGGTCGCTCGTCGGACGCGTCGGGTGGCGACTGCTCCTCGGCGTCCTCGTCGTCCCGTTCGTCGTCGTCGCGGCCTTCGCGTGGCGAGCGGTCCCCGTCCGGTCGGTGGGGTCGGACTCGTCGACCGGGTCGCTCCTCGCGAACGTGTTCGCGGCCGTCCGGACGCCCGCCGTGGCCCGCGCCGTCGCTGCGGTGACACTCTTGCTCTTCGCTTTCCAGGGGCTCACCGCGTTCCTCCCCACGTACCTCGTCGAGGTCAAGGGGTTCGACCAGTCGACGGCGACCGGCCTGTTCGCGCTTTTGTTCCTCGCCGGGGCCGGGTCACAACTCCTCGCGGGTACGCTCGCCGACCGAATCGGCGAGCGCTGGGTTCTCACCGCGACGGCCGCCGTGGCCGTCGTCTCCGCGGCCGCGATTCCGTTCGTCGACGGCGTCCTCGTCGCCGCCGTCGTGGTGAGCGCCGTCGGGACCCGACTCGCGATGGCTCCCGTCTCGAACGCGTACGTCATCGACGTGCTCCCGCCCGGCGTGCAGGGGAGCGCCTGGGGTGTCCTCCGAACGGGGTTCTTCCTCGTGAGCGCCGGCGGGTCGACGTTCGTCGGGGCGTTCGCCGACCGCGGACTGTTCGACGAGGCGTTCTTCGTCCTCGCCGCACTGGCCGGAGTTGCCGCCGTCCTCTACGTCGGCCTCCCCACCCGAGCGACCGCGAAACGGCAGGGACAGGCGTCGATTACCCGCGAGTGA
- a CDS encoding spermidine synthase, with protein sequence MDTKTVSERVRLSRPELAVLVSGIASMGLEILAGRMLAPQFGSSIYTWGGIIGVFLAALSYGYHRGGQRAKTEASNDTMARLFLLTAVYVAVLVFAGDILLRMTSGFPLPSRFASLPAITLLFGPPTYFLGFISPYAAQLSEKEGLGEASGHVYALGTVGSIVGAFATTYLLIPSLSIERIGLVFGLLSVGTALVLFRPRLDRERVFSVVAVTAMLVAAVGSGAVGVAVEGRVVYQTQTPYQELEVIDVDDRRTLYLDGRPHSAMDLDDPSRHVFDYTTYFHLPLLFADDEAEIDRVLFIGGGGFTGPKRFAEEYNVTVDVAEIDPVVIDVAKRYFGVSESPQLRIHNVGGRQYLRETDHTYDLIVLDAYRKDKVPFELTTVEFMRLARDRLSADGMLFANVISAPSGPASKFYRAQYKTMAQVYPQVYSFPTVDGVNVQNIELVATKNATVVTEAQLRTRNTQRAIGVDLSRELRTYRRTEETGDVPVLRDDKAPVDDLLDPMVGQRYVVGEADEANATATPTSSVVPPVSSVSAAVG encoded by the coding sequence ATGGACACGAAGACGGTCAGTGAGCGGGTCCGTCTGTCGCGGCCCGAACTGGCCGTGCTGGTCTCCGGCATCGCCAGCATGGGACTGGAGATCCTCGCCGGACGAATGCTCGCCCCACAGTTCGGGAGCAGCATCTACACCTGGGGCGGCATCATCGGGGTCTTCCTCGCGGCGCTCAGCTACGGCTACCACCGCGGCGGTCAGCGCGCGAAGACGGAAGCGTCGAACGACACGATGGCCCGGCTGTTCCTCCTGACCGCGGTGTACGTCGCCGTCCTCGTCTTCGCGGGCGACATCCTCCTCCGGATGACCTCGGGCTTCCCGCTGCCGAGTCGGTTCGCGTCGCTGCCGGCCATCACCCTCCTGTTCGGTCCGCCGACGTACTTCCTCGGGTTCATCAGCCCCTACGCGGCACAGCTCTCGGAGAAGGAGGGGCTCGGCGAGGCCTCCGGCCACGTCTACGCCCTCGGGACGGTAGGGAGCATCGTCGGCGCGTTCGCTACGACCTACCTCCTCATCCCCTCGCTGAGCATCGAGCGCATCGGCCTCGTGTTCGGCCTCCTCTCGGTGGGGACGGCGCTCGTCCTCTTCCGCCCTCGCCTCGACCGCGAGCGGGTCTTCTCGGTCGTCGCCGTCACCGCGATGCTCGTCGCCGCCGTCGGGAGCGGCGCGGTCGGCGTCGCCGTCGAGGGGCGCGTCGTCTACCAGACGCAGACGCCCTACCAGGAACTCGAGGTCATCGACGTCGACGACAGGCGAACCCTCTATCTCGACGGCCGGCCCCACAGCGCGATGGACCTCGACGACCCCTCGCGGCACGTCTTCGACTACACCACCTACTTCCATCTGCCACTCCTGTTCGCCGACGACGAAGCGGAGATAGACCGCGTCCTCTTCATCGGTGGCGGCGGGTTCACCGGTCCGAAACGCTTCGCGGAGGAGTACAACGTGACCGTCGACGTCGCCGAGATAGACCCCGTCGTCATCGACGTGGCGAAGCGGTACTTCGGCGTCTCCGAGTCCCCGCAGCTGCGGATTCACAACGTGGGCGGGCGACAGTACCTCCGAGAGACCGACCACACCTACGACCTCATCGTCCTCGACGCCTACCGGAAGGACAAGGTCCCCTTCGAACTCACGACGGTCGAGTTCATGCGCCTCGCGCGCGACCGGCTCTCCGCGGACGGTATGCTCTTCGCGAACGTCATCTCCGCCCCGAGCGGCCCGGCCTCGAAGTTCTACCGCGCGCAGTACAAGACGATGGCGCAGGTGTACCCGCAGGTGTACAGTTTCCCGACCGTCGACGGCGTCAACGTCCAGAACATCGAACTCGTCGCGACCAAGAACGCGACGGTCGTCACCGAAGCCCAGTTACGCACCCGGAACACCCAACGCGCCATCGGCGTCGACCTCTCACGGGAGCTCCGGACGTACCGTCGGACCGAGGAGACCGGTGACGTCCCCGTCCTGCGCGACGACAAGGCCCCCGTCGACGACCTCCTCGACCCGATGGTCGGCCAGCGCTACGTCGTCGGCGAGGCGGACGAGGCGAACGCGACGGCGACGCCGACATCGTCGGTGGTGCCGCCGGTCTCTTCGGTGTCGGCGGCCGTCGGCTGA
- a CDS encoding Mov34/MPN/PAD-1 family protein: MRLFRSSDLLGIARETMEFILEACEDTHPNEYMGFLRAEDARTLGLDRSGQVITDILVVPGTESSPVSATVKSHMKPNDLKSVGSVHSHPNGVLRPSDADLDTFGQGDVHIIVGAPYGWGNWKAFDNQGEPTHLDVLDVELPDDRFFDFTQEDIDAELERETGGFFSWLR, from the coding sequence ATGCGCCTGTTTCGGTCGAGCGACCTCCTCGGAATCGCTCGGGAGACGATGGAGTTCATCCTGGAGGCGTGCGAGGACACCCACCCGAACGAGTACATGGGGTTCCTCCGCGCGGAGGACGCCCGGACGCTCGGCCTCGACCGGAGCGGCCAGGTCATCACGGACATCCTCGTGGTCCCGGGGACCGAATCGAGCCCGGTGAGCGCGACGGTGAAGTCGCACATGAAGCCGAACGACCTCAAGTCGGTGGGGTCGGTCCACTCACACCCGAACGGCGTGCTCCGACCCAGCGACGCCGACCTCGACACGTTCGGCCAGGGCGACGTCCACATCATCGTCGGCGCGCCCTACGGCTGGGGCAACTGGAAGGCGTTCGACAACCAGGGCGAACCGACCCACCTCGACGTCCTCGACGTCGAGTTGCCCGACGACCGCTTCTTCGACTTCACCCAGGAGGACATCGACGCCGAACTCGAGCGGGAGACGGGCGGGTTCTTCTCGTGGCTCCGGTAG
- a CDS encoding flavodoxin domain-containing protein: MARVAVVYGTTEGQTAAIAERVAGVLSDAGHDPVLLHAAHLPAEFSPDGYDGWVVGASVHYGRHQRYVARFVRDHVATLDRVPSAFFSVSLTAATGTPEADATARELLDGFLTETGWTPDLTAVFPGALKYSEYGLLTRFVMRRIARKHGGGTDASRDYEYTEWDAVERFAAEFAGLLAER; encoded by the coding sequence ATGGCCCGGGTCGCAGTCGTCTACGGGACGACGGAGGGACAGACGGCGGCCATCGCCGAGCGGGTCGCCGGGGTGCTCTCGGACGCCGGTCACGACCCGGTGCTCCTCCACGCTGCGCACCTCCCCGCGGAGTTCTCACCGGACGGGTACGACGGCTGGGTCGTCGGTGCCTCCGTCCACTACGGCCGCCACCAACGGTACGTCGCCCGATTCGTCCGCGACCACGTCGCGACGCTGGACCGGGTCCCGTCGGCGTTCTTCTCCGTCTCGTTGACCGCCGCGACCGGGACGCCGGAGGCGGATGCGACCGCTCGCGAGCTGCTGGACGGGTTCCTCACAGAGACCGGCTGGACGCCCGACCTGACGGCCGTCTTCCCGGGCGCGCTGAAGTACAGCGAGTATGGCCTCCTCACCAGGTTCGTGATGAGGCGCATCGCCCGGAAGCACGGCGGCGGGACGGACGCGTCGCGTGACTACGAGTACACCGAGTGGGACGCTGTCGAGCGGTTCGCCGCCGAGTTCGCGGGACTGCTGGCGGAGCGGTGA
- a CDS encoding beta-galactosidase, giving the protein MTIGVCYFPEHWPRERWATDAAQMAAAGIDVVRLAEFSWAVLEPERGAFDFEWLDEAVATLAEAGLDVVLCTPTATPPKWLVDERPEIRQADPDGTPRAFGSRRHYCFNSPAYREETRRVVSRMADHYADRPSVVGWQTDNEFGVHETIRCYCDDCADAFSAWLRDCYDSVDHLNEAWGTTFWSQRYPSFEAVDPPRPTPAEHHPSLRLEYARFASESAVDYNRLHVELLREANDEWFVAHNFMGDFEPLDAHAVSDDLDLVTWDSYPTGFVQDRRRGTPTMDELRAGDPDQVGLNHDLYRGTNDAPFWVMEQQPGDVNWPPTCPQPGEGAMRLWAHHAVAHGAASVLYFRWRRCRQGQEQYHAGLRKQDGSPDRGYTDAARAAAELADLSEDDLAHVDAPVALLHDYDDWWALSAQPHAPSFSYWDHLRTYYRALRERGVQVDVVHPETALDGYDAVVAPSLHLADEEVADDLTAFVEGGGELLVGARSGVKDPYNQLHATLAPGPLASLTGLRVDQHESFPERVERAVTFADGTDERTLSWRVWGEWLDLAAAVPLATHSDDLAEGKPAVARNDVGAGTVVYCGVWPGADLAATLVDRVLARAGVATTRRLPAGVRVNRRGDLTWVTNFSSRSHRVSGGEAVVGRRTLGAFDVCAVRTPLGDLEVEVEADGDERA; this is encoded by the coding sequence ATGACCATCGGAGTCTGTTACTTTCCCGAACACTGGCCGCGGGAGCGCTGGGCGACCGACGCCGCCCAGATGGCCGCGGCCGGTATCGACGTGGTCCGCCTGGCGGAGTTCTCGTGGGCCGTCCTCGAGCCCGAACGCGGCGCGTTCGACTTCGAGTGGCTGGACGAGGCCGTCGCGACCCTCGCCGAGGCGGGCCTCGACGTCGTCCTCTGCACGCCGACGGCGACGCCACCGAAGTGGCTGGTCGACGAGCGCCCCGAGATTCGCCAGGCGGACCCCGACGGGACGCCACGAGCGTTCGGGTCGCGTCGGCACTACTGTTTCAACTCACCCGCCTACCGCGAGGAGACCCGACGCGTCGTCTCGCGGATGGCCGACCACTACGCCGACCGGCCCTCGGTCGTCGGCTGGCAGACCGACAACGAGTTCGGCGTCCACGAGACGATCAGGTGTTACTGCGACGACTGCGCCGACGCGTTCTCGGCGTGGCTCCGCGACTGCTACGACTCGGTCGACCACCTCAACGAGGCGTGGGGCACGACGTTCTGGAGCCAGCGGTACCCGTCGTTCGAGGCGGTCGACCCCCCGCGACCGACGCCGGCGGAACACCACCCGTCGCTCCGACTCGAGTACGCGCGGTTCGCTTCGGAGAGCGCCGTCGACTACAACCGATTGCACGTGGAACTCCTCCGGGAGGCGAACGACGAGTGGTTCGTCGCCCACAACTTCATGGGCGACTTCGAACCGCTCGACGCCCACGCGGTGAGCGACGACCTCGACCTGGTGACCTGGGACTCGTACCCGACCGGCTTCGTCCAGGACCGGAGACGGGGGACGCCGACGATGGACGAACTCCGGGCGGGCGACCCCGACCAGGTGGGGTTGAACCACGACCTCTACCGGGGAACGAACGACGCGCCCTTCTGGGTGATGGAGCAACAGCCGGGGGACGTGAACTGGCCACCCACCTGTCCACAGCCTGGCGAGGGCGCGATGCGGCTCTGGGCGCACCACGCCGTCGCCCACGGCGCAGCCTCCGTCCTCTACTTCCGGTGGCGACGCTGTCGCCAGGGCCAAGAACAGTACCACGCGGGGCTCCGAAAACAGGACGGCTCGCCCGACAGAGGGTACACGGACGCGGCGCGAGCGGCCGCAGAACTCGCGGACCTCTCCGAGGACGACCTCGCTCACGTCGACGCGCCCGTCGCGCTCCTCCATGACTACGACGACTGGTGGGCGCTCAGTGCCCAGCCGCACGCCCCCTCGTTCAGCTACTGGGACCACCTCCGAACGTACTACCGGGCGCTCCGCGAACGCGGCGTACAGGTGGACGTCGTCCACCCCGAGACCGCCCTCGACGGATACGACGCCGTCGTCGCCCCCAGTCTCCACCTCGCCGACGAGGAGGTGGCCGACGACCTCACCGCCTTCGTCGAGGGGGGCGGCGAACTCCTCGTCGGCGCTCGCTCCGGCGTGAAAGACCCGTACAACCAGCTCCACGCGACGCTCGCCCCGGGGCCGCTCGCGTCGCTGACGGGCCTCCGCGTCGACCAGCACGAGAGCTTCCCCGAACGGGTCGAGCGGGCGGTCACGTTCGCGGACGGGACCGACGAGCGCACGCTGTCGTGGCGGGTCTGGGGCGAGTGGCTCGACCTCGCGGCGGCGGTTCCCCTCGCGACACACAGCGACGACCTCGCGGAAGGGAAGCCGGCCGTCGCGCGCAACGACGTCGGCGCAGGCACCGTCGTCTACTGTGGTGTCTGGCCGGGGGCGGACCTCGCCGCGACCCTCGTCGACAGGGTGCTCGCGCGGGCCGGGGTGGCGACGACCCGGCGGCTGCCGGCGGGAGTCCGCGTCAACCGCCGCGGCGACCTGACCTGGGTGACCAACTTCTCGAGCCGGTCACACCGGGTCTCGGGCGGCGAGGCCGTGGTCGGACGGCGGACGCTCGGTGCGTTCGACGTGTGCGCGGTTCGGACACCGCTCGGCGACCTCGAAGTCGAAGTCGAAGCCGACGGAGACGAGCGAGCGTAA